Proteins encoded within one genomic window of Carboxydocella sporoproducens DSM 16521:
- a CDS encoding ABC transporter permease, translating to MHYWRLFSGYSKQYLKKLLAYRGDFFAQFFADLMSQIMSLVLILVIFRQIPRLNGWNEGEMLFLYGFFLLPYALFNVFFSNFFEVPRRYILQGELDRVLVRPAPSLFQVMLEQIELESALSLVSGFLVLLYGAKTAGLDWSWWHFPVLILTVTGGTLVYGGIFIALASLAFWFEGNIALMPTMYNISVYGRYPVTVYRGIVRFILTFILPFAFTGYFPAALLLGKKEGLTGGILTPLVGLVVFLIGVLIWNRGIRRYTGAGN from the coding sequence ATGCATTACTGGCGGCTTTTTAGCGGATACAGCAAACAGTACCTGAAGAAACTGCTGGCATACCGGGGAGATTTTTTTGCCCAGTTTTTCGCTGATCTTATGAGTCAGATTATGAGTCTGGTGCTGATTCTGGTCATTTTTCGCCAGATTCCCAGGCTCAATGGTTGGAATGAAGGGGAAATGCTGTTTCTCTATGGTTTTTTTCTCTTACCCTATGCTCTGTTCAATGTTTTTTTCAGCAATTTCTTTGAAGTTCCCCGTCGCTATATTCTTCAGGGGGAACTGGACCGGGTCCTGGTTCGTCCAGCCCCTTCCCTGTTTCAGGTAATGCTGGAACAGATTGAACTGGAATCAGCCCTCAGCCTGGTCAGCGGCTTTCTCGTTTTGCTTTATGGTGCCAAAACCGCTGGGCTGGACTGGAGCTGGTGGCATTTTCCCGTGCTGATTTTGACGGTTACAGGAGGAACGTTGGTCTATGGTGGCATCTTCATAGCACTGGCCAGTCTGGCCTTCTGGTTTGAAGGCAATATCGCCCTGATGCCCACTATGTATAATATCTCGGTTTATGGCCGTTATCCTGTCACTGTATATCGGGGAATTGTCCGTTTCATCCTCACCTTTATATTGCCCTTTGCCTTTACCGGCTATTTTCCGGCAGCCTTGCTGCTGGGCAAAAAAGAAGGCCTGACCGGCGGGATTTTAACTCCGCTGGTCGGCCTGGTAGTTTTCCTAATCGGGGTGCTGATCTGGAATCGGGGCATCAGGCGCTATACCGGTGCTGGAAACTGA
- a CDS encoding ABC transporter permease translates to MRIYLTLIRMEFMKQLAYRVSNLTGVLNYLVQIGGYFFLWDAIYAARRPLAGFTHSEMLSYVIVAWVVRSFYFNNLEREIALEVREGRIVLELLRPYDYGAVKLARALGEALFRLLVFTLPSGLVMYLFYPFKLPSSLTAWGMFLLAALGSFLVNAQLNLLTGYLTFYTYNNTGIQRMKRVLVDLLSGLLVPISFYPAWAQQIIDFLPFRSISYLPTLIWLGKISPAAGWQVLAEQVLWFLVLAFISRLLWQRALKGLMIQGG, encoded by the coding sequence ATGAGAATATATCTGACTCTGATCCGCATGGAATTCATGAAACAGCTGGCTTACCGGGTTTCCAACCTGACCGGTGTGCTCAACTACCTGGTGCAGATTGGTGGCTATTTTTTCCTCTGGGATGCTATCTATGCTGCCAGGCGGCCCCTGGCTGGTTTTACTCATTCGGAAATGCTAAGTTACGTAATCGTAGCCTGGGTAGTGCGCTCTTTTTATTTCAATAATCTGGAAAGGGAAATCGCCCTGGAAGTGCGAGAAGGGCGGATTGTGCTGGAATTGTTGCGGCCTTATGATTACGGGGCGGTCAAGCTGGCCCGGGCTCTGGGAGAAGCCCTTTTTCGTCTTCTGGTCTTTACTCTTCCTAGCGGCTTAGTGATGTATCTCTTTTATCCCTTTAAATTACCGTCCAGTCTGACAGCCTGGGGGATGTTTTTGTTAGCGGCTTTAGGCAGTTTTCTGGTCAATGCCCAGCTCAATTTGCTTACCGGTTACCTGACTTTTTATACCTATAATAATACGGGCATTCAGCGGATGAAGCGAGTGCTGGTGGATTTGCTCTCCGGACTGTTAGTTCCGATCAGCTTTTATCCTGCCTGGGCCCAGCAAATCATCGATTTTTTGCCCTTTCGTTCTATCAGTTATTTGCCCACCTTGATCTGGCTGGGGAAAATCAGTCCGGCTGCAGGCTGGCAGGTCCTGGCGGAACAGGTCCTCTGGTTTCTGGTGCTGGCTTTCATTTCCCGGCTGCTCTGGCAGCGGGCTCTGAAAGGGCTAATGATACAGGGGGGATAA
- a CDS encoding ABC transporter ATP-binding protein — MDYIIETVNLTKEFRLFKRREGLWGAVLDLFQRDYRILRAVDNLNLQVKRGEIIGFIGANGAGKSTTIKMLTGVLVPSSGRLLVNGFTPYQERERYVRQIGVVFGQRSQLWWDLAVIESLRLLGQLYRVPDSLLEKRIADFADRLSLSSFLHTPVRKLSLGQRMRSELAAALIHRPPLIFLDEPTIGLDVVAKNEIRRFLQEVNREDGTTIFLTTHDLGDIEALCQRVVIIDQGRKIYDGNLDNLRQQFGRERQLRIELEQPVAPIVWQEICGHLPVRWQAQDEGRIWNGSFVEQEVTTAAILQPILNRLPVLDIKIEETPIEEIVADIYRQGGLAL, encoded by the coding sequence ATGGACTATATCATCGAAACTGTGAACTTAACCAAAGAATTTCGTTTGTTTAAACGCCGGGAGGGTTTATGGGGAGCAGTACTGGATTTGTTCCAGCGGGACTACCGTATCCTCAGGGCTGTGGATAACCTGAACCTGCAAGTGAAGCGGGGGGAGATTATCGGTTTTATCGGCGCTAATGGAGCCGGTAAATCTACCACCATCAAAATGCTGACCGGGGTCCTGGTACCCAGCTCGGGGCGGCTTCTGGTCAATGGGTTTACGCCCTACCAGGAGAGGGAAAGGTATGTACGGCAGATCGGGGTGGTGTTTGGCCAGCGCAGCCAGCTCTGGTGGGATCTGGCGGTGATTGAGTCGCTGCGCTTGCTGGGTCAGCTCTACCGGGTTCCTGATTCTTTGCTGGAGAAGCGGATTGCCGATTTTGCTGATCGCCTGTCTCTATCATCTTTTCTGCATACTCCGGTACGCAAATTGAGCCTGGGTCAGCGCATGCGCAGTGAGCTGGCAGCCGCCCTTATTCACCGTCCGCCCTTGATATTCCTGGATGAACCTACTATCGGTCTGGATGTGGTAGCCAAAAATGAAATCCGGCGCTTTCTCCAGGAAGTAAACCGGGAAGACGGTACGACCATTTTTCTTACTACCCATGACCTGGGGGATATCGAAGCTCTCTGTCAGCGGGTAGTGATTATTGACCAGGGCAGAAAAATTTATGATGGTAATCTGGACAACCTGCGCCAGCAATTTGGCCGGGAGCGCCAGTTGCGGATTGAACTGGAACAACCGGTGGCGCCAATTGTCTGGCAGGAGATCTGCGGCCACCTGCCGGTGAGATGGCAGGCTCAGGATGAGGGGCGGATCTGGAATGGCTCTTTTGTGGAACAAGAGGTGACAACAGCTGCTATCCTGCAGCCTATCCTGAACCGGTTACCGGTACTGGATATCAAAATTGAGGAGACACCTATTGAGGAAATTGTCGCCGATATTTATCGCCAGGGAGGCCTGGCCTTATGA
- a CDS encoding methyl-accepting chemotaxis protein, translating into MSYARKLYAALVGLTFFAVLLLAFYTAAAAKDQLLAAARQKLRSDLEMSKIILNYKYPGPWQVRDGQLYKGEYRINDDYSAVDLIGQKTGDTVTIFQGDVRVATNVRRPDGSRAVGTKVSEKVRQEVLVEQKTFLGEAEVVGRMYQTIYEPIKNPEGKVIGILYVGVPNAYYDQLAAAFRWRTIGLGALSLVGALVLGFVLQRHLLKPIKELQSGMQLVASGQLYTRLNLGRKDEFGQLERSFNQMVEHLYTLVEGMKMKAVDLTHFARQMAAGAENGAEANGQLAAAITVVDQKAHVQVGESQQALSAVENLVESVNQIAALLEEQSEQAEEVRKMVAVTAAGIRKISEENQELANQATQTQQVASDSRQVVAETVAGMAKVRQSVSYAAEQVKRLGAASNQIDGIIQVIVDIAEQTNLLALNAAIEAARAGEHGKGFAVVADEVRKLAEKSAGAAREISQLVHDIQAGIQRAVDGMVQGESEVETGISLAERTGQALETIVQQMNSTFNQVERIAGESENINQAGKGAVAAVKELTRAIKESAAQAEEISAAARTIETVMVKITEMAGENSASAQEMSALSEQLQGLTAEISTASEQLVEMTREMEEAVSQFHLEPQA; encoded by the coding sequence GTGAGTTATGCCAGAAAACTTTATGCAGCACTAGTTGGATTAACTTTTTTTGCAGTGCTATTGTTAGCTTTTTATACTGCAGCAGCTGCCAAAGACCAGTTGCTGGCAGCTGCCAGACAAAAACTTCGAAGCGACCTGGAAATGAGTAAAATTATCCTGAATTACAAATATCCCGGGCCCTGGCAGGTTCGCGATGGTCAGCTTTACAAAGGCGAGTACCGGATCAATGATGATTATTCTGCTGTGGATTTAATCGGCCAGAAAACAGGCGATACCGTTACCATCTTTCAGGGCGATGTTCGGGTAGCTACTAATGTTCGCAGGCCTGATGGCAGCCGGGCGGTGGGTACAAAAGTTTCTGAAAAAGTTCGCCAGGAAGTGCTGGTAGAACAGAAAACCTTTCTTGGTGAGGCAGAAGTAGTCGGCCGCATGTACCAGACTATCTACGAGCCGATCAAAAACCCGGAAGGGAAAGTTATCGGCATACTTTATGTGGGTGTGCCCAATGCCTATTATGACCAGCTGGCTGCAGCTTTCCGCTGGCGGACCATCGGTTTAGGAGCTCTATCTCTAGTAGGTGCGCTGGTATTGGGTTTTGTCTTACAGCGCCATTTGTTAAAGCCCATTAAAGAACTGCAATCAGGAATGCAGCTGGTAGCCAGTGGACAGCTTTATACCAGATTGAATTTGGGCCGAAAGGATGAATTTGGTCAGCTGGAGCGCAGCTTTAATCAAATGGTAGAACATTTGTATACTCTGGTAGAAGGCATGAAAATGAAAGCCGTTGATCTGACCCACTTTGCCCGGCAAATGGCAGCAGGGGCTGAGAATGGGGCGGAAGCCAATGGTCAGCTGGCAGCTGCCATAACGGTTGTTGACCAGAAAGCCCATGTCCAGGTAGGAGAAAGCCAGCAGGCCCTGAGTGCAGTGGAGAATCTGGTTGAAAGCGTGAACCAGATTGCGGCTTTGCTGGAAGAACAAAGTGAACAGGCAGAAGAAGTAAGAAAAATGGTAGCTGTTACCGCTGCCGGGATTCGTAAAATCAGTGAAGAAAACCAGGAGCTGGCTAATCAGGCCACCCAGACGCAGCAGGTGGCCAGTGACAGCAGACAAGTAGTGGCTGAAACTGTTGCCGGGATGGCCAAAGTGCGCCAGTCCGTCAGTTATGCTGCGGAACAGGTTAAACGCCTGGGGGCTGCTTCCAATCAGATTGATGGGATAATCCAGGTGATTGTGGACATTGCCGAACAGACTAATTTGCTAGCCTTAAATGCTGCTATTGAGGCAGCCCGGGCCGGCGAACATGGCAAAGGTTTTGCCGTGGTGGCTGATGAGGTGAGAAAGCTGGCCGAAAAGTCGGCAGGAGCGGCCCGGGAAATCAGCCAGCTGGTCCACGATATTCAGGCGGGCATCCAGCGTGCGGTTGACGGTATGGTACAAGGGGAGTCAGAAGTGGAAACTGGCATCAGCCTGGCTGAGCGCACCGGACAGGCGCTGGAAACCATAGTTCAGCAAATGAACAGTACGTTTAATCAGGTGGAACGGATTGCTGGCGAATCGGAAAACATTAATCAGGCTGGTAAAGGTGCTGTTGCTGCTGTCAAAGAGCTGACCAGGGCCATTAAGGAATCGGCTGCTCAGGCAGAAGAAATTAGTGCTGCGGCCAGGACTATTGAAACAGTAATGGTTAAAATTACGGAAATGGCTGGTGAAAACAGCGCCAGTGCCCAGGAGATGTCAGCCCTTAGTGAACAACTGCAGGGTTTGACTGCGGAAATTTCTACCGCCAGTGAGCAGCTGGTGGAAATGACCAGGGAAATGGAGGAAGCAGTAAGTCAATTTCATTTAGAGCCGCAGGCTTAA
- a CDS encoding AMP-binding protein, translated as MEDLRKPNMEDYDKVYAEFKHQVPEYFNFARDVVDKWAQDPDKLAMWWVDDYGNEAKYTFKYFSERSQQLANALSKLGIKQGDMVFLLLPRLPEWWESILAIMRIGAVYIPGTSQLTPKDLKYRFEASEGVAIITDAENAPKVDAIRNECPTLKHCIMVGGKAEGWLDYGELIANEPTVFETANTRSDDPAIIFFTSGTTGYPKMTVHTHASYPIGHIVTGKYWLDLKPGDLHWNLSDTGWAKAAWSSIFGPWNCGAAIFIHHSTGKFDPKKTLELLATYPITTLCGPPTAYRVMVLEDLKSYKFPHLRHCVGAGEPLNPEVIEVWKEATGCIIRDGYGQTESVIMVATWPCIEPRFGSMGKPAPGFYISVIDEDGNELPPGQEGDIAVRIKPERPVGLFKEYWKDPERTRATERGDWYITGDRAYKDEDGYFWFVGRADDVILSAGYRIGPFEVESALVEHPAVAEAAVVASPDELRGEIVKAFVILAPGYQPSDALVKELQEHVKNVTAPYKYPREIEFVTSLPKTISGKIRRVELRELERRRKLGEGK; from the coding sequence ATGGAAGATTTGCGCAAACCCAATATGGAGGACTATGATAAGGTCTATGCTGAGTTCAAGCATCAGGTGCCGGAGTATTTCAACTTCGCCCGGGATGTAGTGGACAAGTGGGCCCAGGATCCGGACAAACTGGCCATGTGGTGGGTGGATGACTACGGCAATGAAGCCAAGTATACCTTCAAGTACTTTTCCGAACGGTCCCAGCAGCTGGCCAATGCTCTCAGCAAGCTGGGCATCAAGCAAGGGGACATGGTGTTCCTGCTCTTACCCCGGCTGCCGGAATGGTGGGAAAGCATTCTGGCAATTATGCGCATTGGGGCTGTTTATATTCCCGGGACGAGCCAGTTGACTCCCAAAGACCTGAAATACCGTTTTGAAGCTTCCGAAGGGGTAGCCATCATAACTGATGCTGAAAATGCCCCCAAAGTGGATGCTATCCGCAATGAATGCCCGACCTTGAAGCATTGCATTATGGTGGGCGGCAAGGCCGAGGGCTGGCTGGATTATGGTGAATTGATTGCCAATGAGCCCACTGTATTTGAAACTGCCAACACTCGTTCGGATGACCCGGCTATTATCTTCTTTACCTCCGGTACCACCGGTTATCCCAAGATGACTGTGCATACCCATGCCAGCTATCCCATTGGCCATATTGTCACCGGGAAATACTGGCTGGATCTGAAGCCTGGAGATTTGCACTGGAACCTCTCCGATACCGGCTGGGCTAAAGCAGCCTGGAGCTCTATCTTCGGGCCCTGGAACTGCGGTGCTGCCATTTTCATCCATCATTCCACCGGGAAATTCGATCCCAAGAAAACTTTGGAACTTCTGGCCACTTACCCCATTACCACTCTCTGTGGACCGCCGACCGCCTACCGGGTCATGGTGCTGGAAGACCTGAAGTCTTATAAATTCCCCCACCTGCGCCATTGTGTCGGCGCCGGTGAACCCCTTAACCCGGAAGTCATCGAGGTCTGGAAAGAAGCAACCGGTTGCATAATTCGCGATGGCTATGGCCAGACGGAATCGGTGATCATGGTAGCCACCTGGCCCTGCATTGAACCCCGGTTCGGTTCCATGGGCAAACCGGCTCCCGGCTTCTATATTTCCGTTATCGATGAAGATGGCAATGAGCTGCCCCCCGGTCAGGAAGGGGATATTGCTGTCAGGATTAAACCGGAACGGCCGGTGGGATTGTTTAAGGAATACTGGAAAGACCCGGAACGCACCAGAGCCACCGAGCGGGGCGACTGGTATATTACCGGTGACCGTGCCTATAAAGATGAGGATGGCTATTTCTGGTTTGTGGGCCGGGCGGATGATGTCATTCTCTCCGCTGGTTACCGGATTGGACCCTTTGAGGTGGAGTCCGCTCTGGTTGAACATCCGGCTGTGGCCGAAGCAGCGGTAGTGGCCAGCCCCGATGAACTGCGGGGAGAAATCGTCAAGGCCTTTGTCATTCTGGCTCCTGGTTATCAGCCGTCAGATGCCCTGGTCAAGGAGCTGCAGGAACATGTCAAAAATGTAACTGCACCATATAAATATCCGCGGGAAATCGAGTTCGTCACTTCACTGCCCAAGACCATCAGCGGCAAAATCCGCCGGGTAGAGCTGCGGGAACTGGAAAGAAGGAGAAAGCTAGGGGAAGGTAAGTAA
- a CDS encoding methylenetetrahydrofolate reductase produces MSRLQQLLEAGRFVVTAEVGPPKGADASTIRHHAELLAPYVDALNVTDNQTAICRLSSIAGAFHVQAAGVEGVVQMTVRDRNRIALQSDLLGAWSLGLKNVLCLSGDHQTFGNHPTAANVYDIDSIQFIRGLQRLREGKFFNGEPLHGEPPQFFVGAVANPFADPFEYRVLRLEKKIRAGARFIQTQCIFDLERFDRFMQLVRQRGLHEQAFILAGVTPVKSVRMAEYMQKNVSGMIVPDALIQRLKQAENPKQEAVRVVVEQIQALRQIPGVRGVHIMAVAWEEVVPEIIIQSGLR; encoded by the coding sequence ATGAGCCGTCTCCAACAGTTGCTGGAAGCTGGCAGGTTCGTGGTTACCGCAGAAGTCGGGCCCCCGAAAGGAGCGGATGCCAGCACTATCCGCCATCATGCTGAACTGCTGGCTCCTTATGTGGATGCCCTCAATGTTACTGACAACCAGACTGCCATTTGCCGTCTCTCATCCATTGCCGGGGCTTTTCACGTTCAGGCTGCCGGAGTAGAAGGAGTTGTACAGATGACTGTGAGGGACCGGAACCGCATTGCCCTGCAGTCCGATTTGCTGGGGGCCTGGTCCCTGGGGCTGAAAAACGTTCTTTGCCTGTCCGGTGACCATCAGACTTTTGGCAATCATCCCACTGCGGCCAATGTCTATGATATTGATTCCATCCAGTTCATTCGCGGTTTGCAACGCCTGCGGGAGGGCAAATTCTTCAATGGTGAACCGTTACATGGCGAACCGCCGCAGTTTTTTGTCGGTGCTGTTGCCAATCCCTTTGCCGATCCCTTTGAGTACCGGGTACTGAGACTGGAAAAGAAAATCCGGGCCGGTGCCCGTTTTATCCAGACCCAGTGTATTTTTGACCTGGAGCGCTTTGACCGCTTTATGCAACTGGTACGGCAACGGGGTTTACATGAACAGGCTTTTATCCTGGCGGGAGTAACACCGGTTAAATCGGTGCGCATGGCGGAATACATGCAAAAAAATGTTTCCGGCATGATTGTGCCGGATGCGCTCATCCAGCGCTTGAAACAGGCTGAAAATCCCAAACAGGAAGCGGTGCGGGTTGTGGTGGAACAAATTCAGGCACTGCGCCAGATTCCGGGAGTAAGAGGAGTGCATATTATGGCGGTGGCCTGGGAAGAAGTGGTGCCTGAAATCATCATACAGTCGGGATTACGCTAA
- a CDS encoding methylenetetrahydrofolate reductase C-terminal domain-containing protein, which produces MIVAEPKPYRQLYQLLAGVEKVLIVGCAECVTVCLAGGAREAGILATSLQILAAGEGRSLKIKEHTCIRQCEWEYLEELENLAQDVEVIISLACGVGVQFLAEKFPHHWVIPGVDTKFAGGAVAHGHWEERCGLCGQCLLHRTGGICPIARCAKRILNGPCGGSQNGRCEVKDNPCAWQLIIDRMTALGRLEQLLEIEEEKDWRLARDGGPRRLIREEVSL; this is translated from the coding sequence ATGATTGTCGCTGAACCCAAACCCTATCGCCAGCTTTATCAGCTACTGGCAGGAGTGGAAAAGGTATTGATAGTGGGCTGTGCCGAGTGTGTAACTGTCTGTCTGGCCGGAGGGGCTCGGGAAGCAGGGATTCTGGCCACCTCCCTGCAAATTCTGGCAGCGGGGGAGGGACGTTCGCTGAAGATAAAAGAACATACCTGCATTCGCCAGTGTGAGTGGGAGTACCTGGAGGAACTGGAAAACCTGGCTCAGGATGTGGAGGTAATCATCTCCCTGGCCTGTGGGGTAGGAGTACAGTTTCTGGCAGAAAAATTTCCCCACCACTGGGTTATACCCGGGGTGGATACTAAATTTGCCGGGGGTGCGGTGGCCCATGGCCACTGGGAGGAACGCTGCGGCCTTTGCGGGCAATGTCTGCTCCACCGCACCGGTGGCATATGTCCCATCGCCCGCTGTGCCAAACGCATTCTCAATGGTCCCTGTGGTGGCAGTCAGAATGGCCGCTGTGAAGTTAAAGACAATCCCTGTGCCTGGCAGCTCATTATCGACCGTATGACGGCCCTGGGCCGGCTGGAGCAGTTACTGGAAATAGAGGAGGAAAAGGACTGGCGCCTGGCCCGGGATGGAGGTCCACGGCGGCTGATCCGGGAGGAGGTGAGCCTATGA
- a CDS encoding hydrogenase iron-sulfur subunit, which translates to MKDFEPKIIAFCCYYCAYAAADLAGTMRLQYPPAVRLVEQPCSGRVDVRVILEAFLQGADGVFVAGCLEGDCHFLKGNLRARKRVEAAKKILDELGLGRERLEMFNLSGSMGPRFKEIVEEMTERILALGPNPLNRREVAGDDCR; encoded by the coding sequence ATGAAGGATTTTGAGCCCAAAATCATCGCCTTTTGTTGCTATTACTGTGCTTATGCTGCCGCCGACCTGGCAGGTACCATGCGTCTGCAATATCCCCCTGCAGTAAGGCTGGTGGAACAGCCCTGTTCCGGCAGGGTAGATGTGCGGGTAATCCTGGAGGCATTTCTGCAGGGAGCCGATGGGGTTTTTGTAGCCGGCTGTCTGGAGGGAGATTGCCATTTTCTGAAAGGCAACCTGCGAGCCCGTAAAAGGGTGGAAGCGGCGAAAAAAATCCTGGATGAACTGGGACTGGGCCGGGAACGGTTAGAAATGTTCAATCTCTCCGGCTCTATGGGCCCTCGCTTCAAAGAGATTGTGGAGGAAATGACAGAGCGGATTCTCGCTTTAGGACCCAATCCGCTCAATAGAAGGGAGGTAGCTGGGGATGATTGTCGCTGA